A genome region from Streptomyces xanthophaeus includes the following:
- a CDS encoding DUF1996 domain-containing protein has translation MSKKGHKRSRLSNKVLGVVSALVLGGGGVAIVAGNASAGQDNRMTSTISCPDVGDKLTAVPEQAKPEVDANLAKLDDQVAEASKQLADGKAKGDAALLGDLKQKRDQTIAGMADAIGRAGEKPKDIQALSACTMKQAAAADDGAAAAASKGEQGAAAQAAAQKGGPAKSDFVSITKIKPNVKNPAQAGNASKGSFTSQCGRNENGHFNPDNVIVAPGVSNGAHHMHDYVGNLTTDAFSTNGSLAASGTTCGNGDQSAYYWPVLRLRDGKVEKDAKAPGGGQDANVGTILKPKQVSITFKGSPVGKVTAMPRFMRIITGDAKAFTNGNGNANASWSCTGFENRQLKDKYPVCPKGSDVVRTFNFQSCWDGKNVDSANHRTHVAFADKNGRCPNGFKAIPQLVMRLTYGVAPGARFAVDSFPEQLHKPATDHDDFINVMSNGLMNKAVNCINNGQNCR, from the coding sequence ATGAGTAAAAAGGGCCACAAACGCTCACGCCTGTCGAACAAGGTCCTGGGCGTGGTATCCGCGCTCGTACTGGGCGGTGGCGGGGTCGCCATCGTCGCCGGGAACGCGTCCGCCGGCCAGGACAACCGGATGACGTCCACCATCAGCTGCCCCGACGTGGGAGACAAGCTCACCGCGGTCCCCGAACAGGCCAAGCCCGAGGTCGACGCGAACCTCGCCAAGCTGGACGACCAGGTCGCCGAGGCCTCCAAGCAGCTCGCCGACGGCAAGGCGAAGGGCGACGCGGCCCTCCTCGGTGACCTGAAGCAGAAGCGGGACCAGACCATCGCGGGCATGGCCGACGCGATAGGCCGCGCCGGCGAAAAGCCCAAGGACATCCAGGCCTTGAGCGCGTGCACGATGAAGCAGGCGGCCGCCGCGGACGACGGTGCGGCAGCTGCCGCAAGCAAGGGCGAGCAGGGCGCGGCCGCCCAGGCCGCCGCGCAGAAGGGCGGTCCGGCGAAGAGCGACTTCGTCAGCATCACCAAGATCAAGCCGAACGTGAAGAATCCCGCCCAGGCCGGAAACGCCTCGAAGGGCTCCTTCACCTCGCAGTGCGGCCGCAACGAGAACGGTCACTTCAACCCCGACAACGTGATCGTCGCCCCCGGTGTCTCCAACGGTGCACACCACATGCACGACTACGTGGGCAACCTGACCACCGACGCCTTCTCCACGAACGGCAGCCTCGCCGCGTCCGGCACCACCTGCGGCAACGGGGACCAGTCCGCGTACTACTGGCCCGTACTGCGGCTGCGCGACGGCAAGGTGGAGAAGGACGCCAAGGCGCCCGGCGGCGGCCAGGACGCCAACGTCGGCACCATCCTCAAGCCGAAGCAGGTGTCGATCACCTTCAAGGGCAGTCCGGTGGGCAAGGTCACGGCGATGCCCCGCTTCATGCGCATCATCACCGGTGACGCCAAGGCCTTCACCAACGGCAACGGCAACGCCAACGCCTCCTGGAGCTGCACGGGCTTCGAGAACCGGCAGCTGAAGGACAAGTACCCGGTCTGCCCGAAGGGCAGTGACGTGGTGCGCACCTTCAACTTCCAGAGCTGCTGGGACGGCAAGAACGTCGACAGCGCGAACCACCGCACGCACGTGGCGTTCGCGGACAAGAACGGCCGCTGCCCGAACGGCTTCAAGGCCATTCCGCAGCTGGTGATGCGCCTCACCTACGGGGTGGCGCCGGGTGCCCGGTTCGCCGTGGACAGCTTCCCCGAGCAGCTCCACAAGCCGGCGACCGACCACGACGACTTCATCAACGTGATGTCGAACGGCCTGATGAACAAGGCCGTGAACTGCATCAACAACGGGCAGAACTGCCGCTGA